From the genome of Oscillospiraceae bacterium:
GATGCTTTTGTAGATATAACAGATGTTGTATGCCCTATCACCTTTGTAAAGACAAAGGTTGCACTGGAGGACTTAGAGCCAGGGCAGACTTTGGAAATAAAGCTCAATGACGGCGAACCCATTCAAAATGTGCCGCGCAGCTTAAAAGATGAGGGACACCGAGTTACTGATGTTAGTCAAAATGAAGACGGTACGTACCGTCTTGTGGTCATAAAGGGAGAAGAAAGCTAAAGACTTATAAAGTGCGAGCCAACAAAGGAATGCACAATAGATGCTTTATCTGCCCCTGTAATGGCACATTTTCCGGGCTGGTGTCTTCCTATGAGAAAAGCATGTATTCGCTGTAGCACCTGTTTCTCTGCACATGGGGCAGGCAGCAGCCTATAAAGGTGCGGAAACCTGTTTCGCAAAGGTCCCGGGAATGCCTGCCGCAGGCTCGGGGCTTTTCTTTATTTTACAGTTGGAGGTATGACCAATGTTAAAAATGACAAGGGAGCAGTACGACAGCATTGTATCTCATGCGCTGAAAAACGTACCAAATGAAGCCTGCGGACTTCTCGGCGGAAAAGCGGCTGGAAAAGATGCACAGGTGCAGCAGGTCTATCTGCTTGTCAACGCCGACAACAGCCCAGAGCATTTCTCTATGAAGCCCGCCGAACAGTTTGCCGCGGTCAAAGCAATGCGGAAGAGCGGGCAGCAAATGCTTGGTAACTTCCACAGCCACCCGGCAACGCCTGCCCGCATGTCAGAAGAAGATAAACGCCTTGCGTTTGACAAGACGATTCGCTATCTTATTCTGTCTCTGCAGGAAACTGAGCCGAAACTTAAATGCTTTCATATAGACAAAAATGCCTTTGTAACTGAAGAAAAGATTGAAGTCACTGCTTAGGCTGGGCAAAAGGGAAGAGTCTCTGCACTGCTGTCCAGTAGACGGTCAATGACAGCAAAAAGCGCCTGCAGCACAGTTTTGTGCTGCAGGCGCTTCCTTATGCTTTTTTAGTACATCAGGATTTTGCCACGGGTGCTGCTTTCTTTGGTACGAGCATCAAAGTCAAGCAGTGACGTGGGCATTCCTTTGTGCACAGACCACAGCCTACGCACTTTTCAGGGTCAACCTTTGCACGGAAGTTTTCAATCGTGATTGCTTCTTTCGGGCAGACCTTTACGCATTTGCCGCAGCCAATGCAGCCGACCTTACAAACTTTGTTTGTGTCGGCGCCTTTGTCACAGTTCATGCAGTGATTAACCGCCTGGCGCTTTTTAGGTACCATGGTGATCAGATGGCGCGGGCAGACTTTCGAGCACATGGTGCAGCCTACGCAGCGGGTTGTGTCTACTACGGCGGCGCCGTTGCAGACAGAGATTGCGCCGTACTGGCACGCACGCACACAGTCGCCTACACCCAGGCAGCCGTAGCTGCAGGAGGCAGAGCCGCCGGCAACCAGGTTGGCTGCCGAGCAGCGGTCAATCCCTTCATAGTTTACTTTGTTTACGGTATTGTCGTTGTTGCCAAAGCACTGTACACAGGCAACTTTTTCTTCTATATTTCCGCCGCCAACGCCCAGGTAGTCGCTGATTGCTTTTGCTACAGCGGCTCCGCCGGGGGCGCACAGACCAGGCTGTGCTTCACCCTTTGCCATTGCGGCAGCATAGCCGTCGCAGCCGGAAAAGCCGCAGGCACCGCAGTTAGCACCGGGCAGCAGCGCACGAATGTCCTCTTCTTTCTGATCCTTCGGTACAGCCATAAAAGTAGAAGCAACTACCAGCACGACACCGCAGATCAGGCCGATAATACAGACAATGAGGACAGCAGACAGTATTGCATGAGTATCCATTTCCTTTTGTCCTCCTTAGTAGCCCAACATACCTTTGACAACGCCGGCAAAGCCAAGGAAAGACGCTGCCACAAGGGAAGCTGCGACCAATGTACTGGGCAGACCCTTCATGAATTTCGGGATATCGTTGTGTTCCAGGCGCTCACGTACACCGGCAAACAAGACCATGGCTACCAGGAAACCAACGCCAGAACCAATGGAGTTTACCAGAGCCTGTGTGTAATCTTCGCCTTTGCTGATAACCAGCTGCGTAATGCCCAGCACAGCGCAGTTGGTGGTGATCAGCGGCAGGTAAATGCCCAGTGCCTGGTACAGGGAAGGAATGTACTTTTTCAGTACGGTTTCGATCAGCTGTACCAAAGCGGCAATAACCAGAATGAACACCAGCACCTGCAGGTAGTCCATGTCATGCGGCTTTAAAATCTTGCTGTAAATCGGGTATGTGACCGCAGTGGAAATAAACATAACTGCAATAACAGCCAGGCTCATGCCTACAGCGGTTTTCAGCTTTTTAGAAACGCCCAAGAATGGGCAGATACCGAGAAACTGATTTAAAATGTAGTTTTCGGTCAATATTGCAGAAAGAAAAATTGCAAACAGATGAATTACATAAGCATTCATACAGTTTCACCCTCCTTTTTCTGTTGTTCAGCATTTACAGGAGGAACAGTACCCCTCAGAAATTTATTCTGAGCAGCGCTGCCGTTCATTTCGCACTTTTCCGGGGCCTGCTTTGATTTTTCATCTACATGGCCGCAGGCAGATGCCATTGGGCAGCAGGCGCAGTTCATGTCGTGCACCGGCTCGCCGCCATGCTTTTCTGTAATGCAGTTGGCAATCGCGATGAGCAGACCAAAAATCAGGAAGCCGCCGGGAGGCAACAGGAAGATGATGATGCCGGGATACATGGAAGGCATGACCTGCATACCGAAGAATGTACCGGAACCGATAATCTCACGGATTGTGCCCATGACCAGCAGGGTCAGCGTAAAGCCGCAGCCCATGCCTAAGCCATCCATAATGCTTGGCAGCACCTTATGCTTATTTGCAAAGCCTTCGGCACGGCCCAGAATAATGCAGTTGACAACAATCAAAGGCAGATAAATGCCCAGCGTGTCTTTCAGCGCAGGGGAGTAGGCCTCAATCAACATCTGCACAACCGAAACAAAGCCTGCAATGATAACAATGTAGCAGGGAATACGAACCTTGTCTGGAATGACGTGGCGCAGTGCAGAAATAACGGCGTTTGAGCACACCAGAACGAATGTAGTGGCAATGCCCATGCCAATGGAGTTGCTGGCAGCGGTAGAAAGCGCCAGCGTAGAGCAGCAGCCGAGCACCAGGCGCAGCACAGGGTTTTCTTTGATTAGGCCTTTGGAAAATTCATGCCAGAGGCTTGTTTTCTGTTCAGCCATCCTCAGGCGCCTCCTTTCACAGCGTTATAGGTGGAGACAGCATCATTTACAGCAGTTGTAACAGCCTTACTCGTAATGGTCGCACCAGTCAGTGCGGCAACCTGTCCGTCGCCGGCTTTGCCGTTTTTAACAACTGTAAAGGAACCGCTCTTGGGGATACTCTGTTTGTACTGAGCACGAAAGCTGTCTTTCTTTGCGTTCAGGCCCAGACCAGGGGTATCACTGGTTTTCAGCAGGTTCACACCGGTTACTTTGCCGTCAGAGCTGATACCGGTCATTACCTTGATATCGCCGCCATAACTGGTGGTAGTGGTTGTGAAAACATAACCAACTGTTTTGCCGTCTTTTGTGCCGACAACAAAGGTTTTTCCGTTGGCGGTCTTTGTAGCAAAAGCGCTGGCTGCCGGCAGCACCTGCTGCTGGCTGGCAGTTTCGTTTGCTTTATTGATTTCTACAATCTTTGATTTTGTTATTTGGTTTGTCAGGGCCAATGCCAAAGTAACAATTAGGCAGATAAGAAACAGGACGATAATCGGCTTTGCAATGCCTTTAGATTCTTTCTTCTCACTCATTGCCGTACCGCCTCCTTCTTTTTCTTTTCCTCTTTCGGTTTGCCGAAAGCACGGGGATGCGTACCGCGTTCAATCAGCGGGGTAATGATGTTCATAATAATAATAGAATAAGAAACACCTTCTGGCAGAGAGCCAAACCGACGAATCAGCATGGTCAGGCAGCCACAGCCAATGGCATAAATAATCTGGCCTTTAAAGGTGATAGGGCTGGTGGTGTAGTCGGTCGCCATAAAGATAGCGCCCAGCAGCAGGCCGCCGCAGAGCAGGTCCATAAGCACGTCGCGGCCCATCAGCAGAGAGAGCAGGCAGGCGGTGCCTATGTATACCAGCGGAATGGTCGGGGCAATGACTTTGCGTGCCAGCAGATAAACGAAACCAATAATCAGTGCCAGTGCGCAGGTCTCGCCCAGGCAGCCACCGCGGTAGCCTAAGAAGAGCTGCAGATAATTTGCACTGTAATGGCCGGTTTCTTTAAGAATGCCCAGCGGGGTTGCAGAAGTTGCCGCATCTGCTGTCATCGGCTTTGGCCAAGAGGCCATCGCGCCCGGGAAAGCATTCATCACAAAGATACGCGCCATCAGTGCCGGGTTAACGAAGTTTTGCCCAATGCCGCCGAATGCCTGCTTGACGACAACGATTGCAATGAAGTCGCCAAACATCAGCATCAGCGGGTTTAATGTAGAAGGCACGTTCATTGCCAGCAGAATGCCGGTTACCACGGCGGATAAATCGCCAATGGTGTTGTCGCGTTTCATAATTCTGCGGCAGATATATTCACACAGCACACAGGTAACAACAGAAATCACCATCAGGCACAGTGCGCGCCAACCGAATATGACTACGGCGGCAATCATAGCCGGCACCAGTGCAATGATGACGTCGCGCATAATGTGCTGCGTGCTTTCTCTTGTGTGCAGGTGCGGGGAAGAAGATACAGTCAGTTTCTCCATTATTTTTTAGCACCTCCTGCTTTTACGAGCCCTTTGCCCAGGCGGATAGCCTGTACCAGCGGCCGCCCGGCGGGGCAATTATAAGCACAGGTGCCGCATTCCATACAGTCCATAACGTCAAATTTCTGCAGCGCTTCCACGTCGCGTGCTTTGACGTATTCTTCCAGTCTGGTGGGCATCAGGTGCATAGGGCAGCCCTGTACACACCGGCCGCAGCGGATACATGCGCTGGGCTCCGGAATATGAGACTCTTCTTCGCTTAAGAAGAGCAGGCCGTTGTTCTGTTTCTGTACAGGGGCGTCAAAAGTAGGCGCAGCCATACCCATCATAGGGCCGCCAATCAAAAGCTTTGCCGGCTCTGTTTTCATGCCGACAAAATTCATGATATCGCGGATGTAGGTGCCAATCGGCACAATCACGTTTTTGGGGTCCTTTACAGCGCCGCCGTCAACGGTCAAGCGCTTTTTCACCAGCGGCATGCCGGTTTTCAGGTAAGCGGCAAGCGTTGCAACACTGG
Proteins encoded in this window:
- a CDS encoding RnfABCDGE type electron transport complex subunit D, giving the protein MEKLTVSSSPHLHTRESTQHIMRDVIIALVPAMIAAVVIFGWRALCLMVISVVTCVLCEYICRRIMKRDNTIGDLSAVVTGILLAMNVPSTLNPLMLMFGDFIAIVVVKQAFGGIGQNFVNPALMARIFVMNAFPGAMASWPKPMTADAATSATPLGILKETGHYSANYLQLFLGYRGGCLGETCALALIIGFVYLLARKVIAPTIPLVYIGTACLLSLLMGRDVLMDLLCGGLLLGAIFMATDYTTSPITFKGQIIYAIGCGCLTMLIRRFGSLPEGVSYSIIIMNIITPLIERGTHPRAFGKPKEEKKKKEAVRQ
- a CDS encoding M67 family metallopeptidase — protein: MLKMTREQYDSIVSHALKNVPNEACGLLGGKAAGKDAQVQQVYLLVNADNSPEHFSMKPAEQFAAVKAMRKSGQQMLGNFHSHPATPARMSEEDKRLAFDKTIRYLILSLQETEPKLKCFHIDKNAFVTEEKIEVTA
- a CDS encoding RnfABCDGE type electron transport complex subunit A, producing MNAYVIHLFAIFLSAILTENYILNQFLGICPFLGVSKKLKTAVGMSLAVIAVMFISTAVTYPIYSKILKPHDMDYLQVLVFILVIAALVQLIETVLKKYIPSLYQALGIYLPLITTNCAVLGITQLVISKGEDYTQALVNSIGSGVGFLVAMVLFAGVRERLEHNDIPKFMKGLPSTLVAASLVAASFLGFAGVVKGMLGY
- a CDS encoding RnfABCDGE type electron transport complex subunit B, which translates into the protein MDTHAILSAVLIVCIIGLICGVVLVVASTFMAVPKDQKEEDIRALLPGANCGACGFSGCDGYAAAMAKGEAQPGLCAPGGAAVAKAISDYLGVGGGNIEEKVACVQCFGNNDNTVNKVNYEGIDRCSAANLVAGGSASCSYGCLGVGDCVRACQYGAISVCNGAAVVDTTRCVGCTMCSKVCPRHLITMVPKKRQAVNHCMNCDKGADTNKVCKVGCIGCGKCVKVCPKEAITIENFRAKVDPEKCVGCGLCTKECPRHCLTLMLVPKKAAPVAKS
- a CDS encoding RnfABCDGE type electron transport complex subunit G, which translates into the protein MSEKKESKGIAKPIIVLFLICLIVTLALALTNQITKSKIVEINKANETASQQQVLPAASAFATKTANGKTFVVGTKDGKTVGYVFTTTTTSYGGDIKVMTGISSDGKVTGVNLLKTSDTPGLGLNAKKDSFRAQYKQSIPKSGSFTVVKNGKAGDGQVAALTGATITSKAVTTAVNDAVSTYNAVKGGA
- a CDS encoding sulfurtransferase TusA family protein; the encoded protein is MKTTDAFVDITDVVCPITFVKTKVALEDLEPGQTLEIKLNDGEPIQNVPRSLKDEGHRVTDVSQNEDGTYRLVVIKGEES